One window from the genome of Enterococcus haemoperoxidus ATCC BAA-382 encodes:
- a CDS encoding Na/Pi cotransporter family protein — MSYQEMLFPFLGGLGIFLFGMKYMGDGLQKSAGDSLREILNTFTSTPLRSVLAGLIVTAIIQSSSGTTVLTVGLVSVGFMSLRQAIGVIMGANVGTTVTAFIIGFNLSSYSLPIIGVGSILLFFSKRERVNNVGQILFGFGCLFYGLKLMGDGMAPLSDLPQFADLMVDVSHHPVLGVGIGTLLTMVLQSSSATIGILQQLYSQGSLAIESVLPILFGDNIGTTITAVIAALGVSVAAKRTAASHVIFNLVGAIIFTTLLTPFTAVVVRISDVLQLKPAMQIAVAHGLFNISNLLIQFWFIDKIELLVRKIIPGKDKSIDFKPSNLNESIIQSSTTLALNQAKIELLQMGDYVLGAFEATKAYYEKQDSIDKENANQYETAINDMDNRLTEYLVQLSATELTISESHEQTMMLELTKDLERIGDHCRNIIQNLNEAIYLEKKQKAKEKKAGKVSDRDTLILYDEDVVDLFEKVLKNIRDSLIVFEHDDKKMAEHMLAREEKIDQMVKLLRKKYILIMNSGKGRAADGVLFIDTASNLERMSDRTIHIAKYVLGKRYGTEEITVENSVNPVITVQPQE; from the coding sequence GTGTCCTATCAAGAAATGTTATTTCCTTTTCTCGGAGGATTAGGGATTTTTCTATTTGGTATGAAGTATATGGGGGATGGTCTGCAAAAGTCTGCAGGTGATTCATTAAGGGAAATTTTAAACACGTTTACATCTACACCGTTGCGCTCAGTTTTGGCTGGGTTAATCGTTACGGCTATTATTCAAAGTAGTTCAGGTACAACTGTATTGACTGTAGGATTGGTTAGTGTGGGCTTCATGTCTTTACGCCAAGCAATCGGTGTCATCATGGGGGCAAATGTAGGGACAACAGTTACAGCTTTTATTATTGGATTTAATCTAAGCTCCTATTCATTACCGATTATTGGTGTTGGATCGATCCTACTTTTCTTTTCAAAAAGAGAACGAGTGAATAATGTCGGACAAATTTTATTTGGATTTGGTTGTTTATTTTACGGGCTAAAATTAATGGGTGATGGGATGGCTCCATTGAGTGATTTACCACAGTTTGCTGATTTAATGGTAGATGTTTCGCATCATCCGGTGCTAGGTGTTGGAATCGGCACATTGCTTACGATGGTTTTACAGAGTTCTAGTGCAACAATTGGGATTTTACAGCAGCTTTATAGTCAAGGTAGTTTGGCAATTGAGTCTGTATTACCGATTTTGTTTGGGGATAATATAGGAACTACGATCACAGCAGTTATTGCTGCTTTGGGGGTCAGTGTTGCTGCTAAGCGGACAGCAGCGTCTCACGTGATTTTCAATCTAGTAGGAGCAATTATCTTCACAACACTTTTAACGCCGTTTACAGCAGTTGTGGTCCGTATTTCTGATGTGTTACAGCTAAAACCAGCAATGCAGATTGCCGTTGCTCATGGGTTATTCAATATCTCTAATTTGCTGATTCAATTTTGGTTTATTGATAAAATAGAGTTGCTTGTAAGAAAAATCATTCCAGGAAAAGACAAAAGTATTGATTTTAAACCCTCTAATTTAAATGAATCGATCATACAAAGCTCGACTACCTTAGCGTTGAATCAAGCTAAAATCGAGTTATTACAGATGGGGGATTATGTTTTAGGAGCTTTTGAAGCAACGAAAGCATATTATGAAAAACAAGATAGTATCGATAAGGAAAATGCCAATCAGTATGAAACGGCAATCAATGATATGGACAACCGTTTGACAGAATACTTAGTCCAGCTTTCAGCTACAGAATTGACGATTTCTGAAAGTCATGAACAAACTATGATGTTAGAATTGACAAAAGATTTAGAGCGCATTGGCGATCATTGTCGTAATATTATTCAAAATCTTAATGAAGCGATCTATCTTGAAAAAAAACAAAAAGCCAAAGAAAAAAAAGCTGGTAAAGTTTCAGATCGAGACACGTTGATTTTATATGATGAAGATGTGGTAGATTTATTTGAAAAAGTATTGAAGAATATCCGTGATTCATTGATTGTTTTTGAGCATGATGATAAAAAAATGGCAGAGCATATGTTAGCTCGGGAAGAAAAAATCGATCAAATGGTTAAATTACTCCGTAAAAAATACATTTTGATTATGAATAGCGGCAAAGGTCGTGCTGCCGATGGAGTATTGTTTATTGATACGGCCTCTAATTTAGAACGGATGAGCGATCGTACAATCCACATAGCGAAGTATGTTTTAGGTAAACGTTACGGAACCGAAGAAATCACAGTGGAGAACTCGGTGAATCCTGTTATTACAGTACAGCCGCAAGAATAA
- a CDS encoding MIP/aquaporin family protein gives MDTSNMTQIFSEFLGTMILILLGDGVCAGVNLKKSKSAASGWIVIAFGWAMAVTIAVYVAGYMGPAHLNPAVTIAMAMTGSFEWSLVVPFILAQVLGAIVGAVLVWLAYLPHWQVTEDQGAILGTFATGPAIRNYPANMVTEVIGTFVLVLGLLSFSQHSFTDGLNPLVVGALILSIGLSLGGPTGYAINPARDFGPRLAHQILPISTKGDSDWSYSWVPIVGPVIGALVASGVYMLMV, from the coding sequence ATGGATACTTCAAATATGACACAGATTTTCAGTGAGTTTTTAGGGACAATGATTTTGATTCTTTTGGGGGACGGCGTCTGTGCAGGCGTTAATTTAAAGAAAAGTAAGTCTGCAGCATCGGGGTGGATCGTGATTGCATTTGGTTGGGCGATGGCTGTAACGATTGCAGTTTACGTTGCAGGCTATATGGGACCTGCTCATTTGAATCCAGCGGTGACAATCGCGATGGCAATGACGGGAAGTTTTGAATGGAGTTTGGTTGTACCGTTTATTTTAGCACAAGTGCTGGGAGCAATTGTCGGAGCGGTTTTAGTTTGGTTAGCCTATTTGCCTCACTGGCAAGTAACAGAAGATCAAGGTGCTATTTTAGGGACATTTGCTACCGGTCCTGCGATTCGTAATTATCCAGCGAATATGGTAACGGAAGTGATTGGGACATTTGTTTTAGTTTTAGGTTTACTTTCGTTTTCACAACATAGTTTTACAGATGGTCTAAATCCGTTAGTTGTCGGAGCGTTAATCTTATCAATTGGTTTGTCTTTAGGGGGACCTACAGGCTATGCAATCAATCCAGCACGTGATTTTGGTCCTCGTTTAGCACATCAAATATTACCGATTTCGACTAAAGGGGACTCTGATTGGAGTTATTCATGGGTACCAATTGTTGGGCCTGTCATTGGTGCGTTAGTGGCATCAGGTGTTTATATGTTGATGGTTTGA
- the glpO gene encoding type 1 glycerol-3-phosphate oxidase, translated as MSFSIKTRQASIEKMKSEELDLLIIGGGITGAGVALQASAAGMKTGLIEMQDFAEGTSSRSTKLVHGGIRYLKNFDVEVVADTVQERAVVQAIAPHIPKPDPMLLPIYDEPKATFNMFSVKVAMDLYDRLANVIGTKYENYTLTKEEVLEREPQLKSEGLQGGGVYLDFRNNDARLVIENIKRAAFDGGLMLSKVKAVGFIQNKQGKIIGVKAEDLLTGEQFEIKAKVVINTTGPWSDKVRGLDTKENLVPQMRPTKGVHLVVDSSKLYVPQPTYFDTGKHDGRMVFVVPREKKTYFGTTDTDYTGDYEHPTVTQEDVDYLLEIVNSHYPKAHVTIDDIEASWAGLRPLISENGGSDYNGGNNGKVSDDSFNQVIDIVDKYRNQQATRFDVENVLNHLEDSLAESKENPSAVSRGSLLERSEDGLLTLSGGKITDYRKMAEGALKEIQRILKEEFNCTFELIDSKTYPVSGGNLDAANVETELNNLATLGVEKGLSQEEAEYLVHLYGSNVTELFERIKTTEPVSGLSLAETLALHYALDNEMVLTPADYLVRRTNHLLFMRDTLDEVKQGVISEMSHYHDWSNEQKERYTNELNQLIAESDLSTLKEGTK; from the coding sequence ATGTCATTTTCAATTAAAACGAGACAAGCGTCTATTGAAAAGATGAAGTCTGAAGAATTAGATTTATTGATCATTGGCGGTGGTATTACAGGCGCAGGTGTTGCCTTACAAGCTAGTGCTGCTGGTATGAAAACGGGTTTGATCGAAATGCAGGATTTTGCAGAAGGCACATCATCTCGTTCAACTAAATTAGTACACGGCGGAATTCGTTATTTGAAAAATTTTGATGTAGAAGTCGTCGCAGATACAGTCCAAGAACGTGCTGTTGTTCAAGCAATTGCACCACATATTCCAAAACCTGATCCAATGCTTTTACCAATTTATGATGAGCCAAAAGCAACGTTCAATATGTTTTCGGTCAAAGTGGCAATGGATCTTTATGACCGCTTAGCAAATGTGATCGGCACGAAATATGAGAATTATACACTGACAAAAGAAGAAGTGCTAGAAAGAGAACCTCAATTGAAAAGTGAAGGATTACAAGGCGGTGGTGTCTATCTAGATTTTAGAAATAATGATGCTCGACTTGTGATCGAAAATATTAAGAGAGCAGCTTTCGATGGTGGGTTGATGCTCAGTAAAGTTAAAGCTGTGGGCTTCATACAAAATAAACAAGGTAAAATCATTGGTGTAAAAGCAGAAGATTTACTGACAGGTGAACAATTTGAAATCAAAGCTAAAGTCGTTATCAATACGACGGGACCCTGGTCAGATAAAGTTCGTGGTTTGGATACGAAAGAAAATCTAGTACCGCAAATGCGCCCCACAAAGGGAGTCCATCTTGTTGTCGATAGCAGCAAACTATATGTACCTCAACCAACTTATTTTGATACAGGCAAACATGATGGACGGATGGTTTTCGTTGTTCCTAGAGAAAAGAAAACCTATTTTGGTACGACAGACACGGATTATACAGGAGATTATGAGCATCCTACTGTTACTCAAGAAGATGTCGATTACTTGCTAGAAATCGTCAACAGTCATTATCCTAAAGCACATGTGACGATCGATGATATCGAAGCAAGCTGGGCCGGCCTTAGACCATTGATTTCAGAAAATGGCGGATCAGATTATAACGGCGGCAATAACGGCAAAGTGTCTGATGATAGTTTCAATCAAGTCATTGATATCGTTGATAAGTATAGAAATCAGCAAGCAACCCGTTTCGATGTAGAAAATGTCTTGAATCATCTAGAAGATTCATTAGCAGAAAGCAAAGAAAATCCTTCAGCAGTTTCACGTGGTAGTTTACTAGAACGTTCAGAAGATGGCTTATTGACATTATCTGGCGGTAAAATTACAGATTATCGTAAGATGGCAGAAGGTGCGTTAAAAGAAATCCAACGTATTTTGAAAGAAGAATTTAATTGTACGTTTGAGTTGATTGATTCTAAAACATATCCTGTTTCAGGTGGAAATCTGGATGCAGCAAATGTGGAGACAGAATTAAATAATCTTGCAACATTAGGCGTGGAAAAAGGGCTGAGCCAAGAAGAAGCAGAATATCTTGTTCATTTATATGGTTCAAATGTGACAGAACTTTTTGAAAGAATCAAAACAACTGAACCTGTATCAGGTTTAAGTTTAGCTGAAACATTAGCATTACATTATGCTTTAGATAATGAGATGGTACTGACACCAGCAGATTATCTTGTGCGTAGAACAAATCATCTGCTCTTTATGAGAGATACGCTAGATGAAGTCAAACAAGGGGTAATTTCAGAAATGAGTCATTATCATGATTGGTCCAACGAACAAAAAGAGCGCTATACAAACGAGCTAAATCAATTAATTGCAGAATCTGACTTGAGTACATTGAAAGAAGGGACGAAGTAA